One genomic segment of Mycolicibacterium chubuense NBB4 includes these proteins:
- a CDS encoding enoyl-CoA hydratase: protein MIQATRDGHVLTLEMQRPERRNALNAELVDGLREAIEKAATEDVRAIVLTGQGHVFSSGADLSGGQGVADELPDKAKALNLAIDSAPVPVIGAVNGPAIGAGVILSMICDLRVVAPDAYFQFPVAKYGIALDNWSIRRLTSLVGAGRARGMLLAAERLTAEAALQTGMANRIGTLADAQAWAAEIGGFAPLALQHAKRVLNDDGAYEEPWPAHQELFDRAWASQDIIEAQVARIEKRAPKFQGA, encoded by the coding sequence GAGATGCAGCGTCCGGAGCGACGCAACGCCCTCAACGCCGAACTCGTCGACGGCCTCCGCGAGGCGATCGAGAAGGCGGCCACCGAGGACGTCCGCGCGATCGTGCTCACCGGGCAGGGCCACGTCTTCAGCTCCGGAGCAGATCTGTCGGGCGGCCAGGGCGTCGCCGACGAGCTGCCCGACAAGGCCAAAGCCCTGAACCTGGCCATCGACTCCGCGCCCGTCCCGGTGATCGGCGCGGTCAACGGCCCCGCGATCGGGGCAGGCGTCATCCTGTCGATGATCTGCGACCTTCGCGTCGTCGCGCCGGACGCCTACTTCCAGTTCCCCGTCGCTAAGTACGGCATCGCGCTGGACAACTGGAGCATCCGGAGGCTGACGTCGCTGGTGGGCGCCGGCCGGGCGCGCGGCATGCTGCTGGCCGCCGAGCGCCTCACCGCCGAGGCCGCCCTGCAGACCGGCATGGCCAACAGGATCGGCACGCTCGCCGACGCCCAGGCGTGGGCGGCGGAGATCGGAGGCTTCGCGCCTCTGGCACTGCAACACGCCAAGCGGGTGCTCAACGACGACGGCGCCTACGAGGAGCCCTGGCCCGCTCACCAGGAGCTCTTCGACCGGGCATGGGCCAGTCAGGACATCATCGAGGCGCAGGTCGCGCGCATCGAGAAGCGGGCGCCGAAGTTCCAGGGCGCCTGA